GGGGTGCTAAAAGCATCCACAACCGCAATTGGATATGCCAAATATAAGCTCTAATTTACAATTCAATCCAAAAGCAGCCCACAGCCAGACTGGTAAACATGGGATATGCCAAAAATTTTTGGCATAGTGCTACAGTGCCATCACAAATATATGATGGCACTGTAGCAACTTTTCTATAtcacaaattattattttaatgttactGTAGcaacattatattattttaatgtgtaaatatattattttaattaatagaataagaaaataaaagttaggatgttgggtatattgtaaaatggtatgggataattgataaaatagttttttgggatggtaaaataggatagttTGGAAATTCTAATTGGGGATGCTCTAAGAAGTCAATGAGTATTTGATGTTGTGACTAACGAAGAGGGAGAGAATGAGTTACGGATTTTAGTGAAATGATACGGACCTCAAGAgtgcaaaattatatatatttttaataatatgaggTGGCTGTATAGTTGACAATTGATGTggtatgaaaaataatttttaattgctCTGTTTGACATATCAACTTTTTTCATTCAAATGATAACGGCAGGGACTAAATCGACACAGTCttaaaaaaagttagggactaaattgacgcAACTAAAAAGTTAgagatcaaattaaaatatcgTGTAAAAGACAAGACCAACTTTAtaatttaacttctttttttttaaagcaacactattataaattaaacctatatttttgttttttttttttttttgagaagatagttttgttagtttaaaatccaaaacttttcccttaaatttaaaaaaaaaaaaattcaattagagttttaAAATGGTATCAATTTACACCCTTGAATCAAACCCGAAAAGCCTATGagtcaaattaatttataacaattttaaacTTCAGGATGTATTTgaaacatttaatttaaaactacccctaaaatatataagattaaaatcttaaattattgtcccaaacaaaaaacttaaattatagtattatacaattcaaaaaaaaatctcaaattataagTTTAACATGCGTGTAATTATTGGGCCAAGTGGATCGCATTTTAGGATTTCCACAGATTCGTAGCTATTCAATGATTTTTACAGAACACGGTCATTCATGCAATAGAAATTATCCAGAATAATATATGCCGACCTAAAATATACAGTGTTCTTTGGGGGTAAGAAAGGAAAGTTACCTATGGCCGCTTCAAGAATATATTTTGGGAtggtcattaaaaaacttaaattaaacaaaatttaataaaaagaaaattcgAACATATTGAcattaccaaaataaataaataaataaatagaagacatAAATAGATGAAGTTTTACAAGTATTAGCAAATTCCCTTAAAAGATGAATCTTGCTATATATGAGTACTGGTATGAGTATAGCCTTTAAAAGATGAATCTTGCTATATGAGTACTAATACGAGTATGAGTACTAATACGAGTATGAGTGCAGTGATATGACATTTCTTGAAAAACTTAGGGTACAACACGTCAAAGATacgaaaattaattaattacttaatttttatttttaggtattttttaaatattttttacataatttatgtttattttaggttttaaacTCAAATAGTAAGAATAAAATGCTTgaaaacatatttaaaattaatttatagacAACATAGCACATGGCCATATTAAATTTTGGATTGTCAAATTCAGTCATTTTATCATGAATTACCATTGGTATAAGATAGGCTAGATTCATGTCCATGACTGGTTTTTTGATACATCTAGAACCAGACACAACACTGGACCAGCCCTCACATTTTTCTATCTCAGAACTTAAGACAGACGAGAAAATCAGAggataaaactaaaagaaaaaaaaaatcacggaAGATAACTGGAAGAAATGTCTGAAACAATGACTAGAAGAATCACAGGacatagaatatatatatatatatatatatatatatatatatatatatatatatatatatatatatatatattataagtaacaatgatttattaaaaatacaaCTTAAGTGCTCCCCATGTACACAGGAAGTGTACTCTGATACAACAAAGTTTCAACTAAAAGTACACAAATCTAGAAACTCGTCTAGGGTAGAATATGAAATATAACAAGTTATCAATTTTATTCTCCCATGTTGAGAATCCTACAAGCTCTACACCAGTTGAGTAGCTTCAATTGACTAACCCTTAATTACATTGTTCACAAATCACAAGCTAGTATGTCCAAACCTAACCCTTTTATTACAGAGTGCTTATATGAATCAACATGTCCAAGCCTAACCCTTTTTTTCACAAATTCAAAGCCTGACCCTTTCTTTGTTTGGGAGTTCACAAGGGaagggaatgaaattaaatgGAATAATTATGAAGGAATGGAAATAAatagaatgaaatggaatgtatttaagcaaGGGAAAAGAATGTTaaagaaatgaatggaatgaaattaagtaacatTATTTGGATGcttaaaaataaaggaatgaaaataaataaaatggaagTAACTTTGTTTAGGAGTAACATAAAAGAAAACGaatcaaataattttatgataatattactattagacccctattttaaaataaattgttgaatAATAGtggtattttgagagttttagtaaaaaattcattaaatctaatttcattccctatCATTCCTCATAATTTTAAGGCGAATGAGTATTCCCTCCTACCCATTCCATTcactcccacttaaactcccaaacaaggaaagggaataatattttaaaattattcttttcattcatttccaaaACGAGAGCTAAGACTAATGCAGGGCaacttaattataaaaaaaatagacatcCCCAAATCACAAGAAAATCCCAAATTAGTTGAGAAACACTAATTTCAATTGCTCACCACAcctcagtaaaaaaaatttgaaatttgtacaATGAGAGcaaaatgaaccaaaaaaatcacTGCTTGGGTTGCGGGCAAGAACCATTGTCAATCCACCCATGACCCAGAgacacatagagagagagagagagagagagagtaccaaTGTTGCTGGTCTAGGGAGAGAGAAAGGGCCGCTGATCTTGCTGGTCTGGGGAGAGACAGGCCACTGAGCTTAGATTCGTCTCCTTCAGGCATAATTTGGGGCTTACTGGCACGAGAGAGATGTTGCTGGTCTGGGGAGAGAGGTAGGGGTTTCCATTTAATGCAGGTGGTAGAAGCAACATAACTTGCCGTTCTTAGCAGAAAAGGACCGTGTAAGTGAGAAAAGTTGgctttttcaaaaataagaaCCAAGTCCCAAATGGGGTACCCAGTGTTTTTGGTTCTCAAAAGAggtgccaaaaaaaaatttggggaaaTTGTGTTCTTTTTCCTAGTTTCAGATTCAGAAATGGATACATGTTTTTAgaaatgaaaccaaaaaaaatgagTGCTTGGAGGAACCAAATAGGGCCTCTGCTTTTCATATGACGAAAATATCTTTCCTGCCATGGTGATTAAATTTGCAAGGAGAAGAGAATAACACAGTATGCATTTTGTATCCCAACAAGCTTATAAAGGACACATTGAGCAGgcggaaaaaaaataataattaaaaaaaaattaaaaaaaattcagcacaTAGGATTTTGCTTTATATATTTGGTAAAAGTCCCCAATACTGAAACCAGTTCCGGAGTGATATAACAGCACTTTGTTTTAAGAACACATAAAAATCCATGCATGCCTTGAATGGCATCAAGAAAATTAACATGAACTTTTCATTGTTTCCAACAGAAATTATAAGAAGTTATGGTATTATACCTCTAATTCTCATAAATATGGATAGTCCTAATAACATATGCTTCTCTACTAGTATGTTGAAAGCATTTTACTCTGCTTCCTTAACTCCTGCTACTGAAccttaaaataaattcatttcaCGTTTCTGAACATTCAaattattaaatgcttaaataTATGACTTGTGCTCATTATACAGTGAATAATATTGTCACttcaaaaatctaaaacaacaaTGCTCAAAGACATCAAGTAAAAGTTGATACCATGGTTTGTACATTTTCACAAAATGAAGATGTCTCCATAGCATTAAAGTTCATATTATGAAGTCACAAGGAAATATAAGTAACTTCTTAAAAGTATATATAACAATGAAACACATATCACAGTCCATTCTTGGTACCTCCAAAGTGGGGCCTCGAAAGTAGTAGCTTCAGTGTGGACCTACCCTTCAGTATTTTAGGAAGAGGTGTCCACTCTTAAGAATTGAATCCTTGCACTTGCAGTTGGCAGCCCAAGACTTTATAATTGCAGTAGACAATGCCCTAAGTATAACATTGAAAATGAGACAAATATCACCCAAGCTACATACactactaaaaacaaaaatcctatcCTTCTATCTACAACCTGGGGGTTATTTATTAAATATCTAACACCCTTGGTGCATGTGATACTCAAGAAGTCAAGCCTTGGAACAGTAGAGAAATACGTGTTAAAAGGATTAAGTGATGCATTGTATTTAGGCAAAAATATAAGCTCATAAAGACTCAGATAACatccttttatattttaataaaattaattaaattgcaATCTAACCACATTTCATGTCAAGATTTAGGTAACATAAATGCAAACAGGAAGAATTATACCTCTCTAAAATAGGAGTATATTAAATGACCAAAGAATCTTCACCCACTACCCAATTTAGAGTTCTCAGAGTTTCCTTTACATCATCAATCCTTAAATGGGAAAAATCTCCTATTgtgaatttttcaaaacttcCCTTAACTTCAATCAGACTATGGCCGGGTTCTTTCCTCAATCCACTACCCTTCAACATCTTCCTTGCTTCTGCAACATCACCCCACATCTCATCAGAAGCATACAAGTTTGCCAAGAGAACATATGGTGAACTAGTCATGGGCTGAAGCTTTAGAAGCTGTCTAGCCAAACGCTCCCCAATTACAACATCCCCGTGCAAGCGACATGCTGAAAGCAAGCTCCCTAAAATAACTGGATCATGGCCGAAAGGAAATTTCTTTATGTACTCTTCTGCCTCAGTTAATCTTCCAGCCCGTCCCAACATATCAATAAGACACGAAAGATGATCTATATCAGGCGTAATCCCATAAGTTTCCTCcatcaaattaaaaagaacTTTACCCTCGTTCACAAGCCCTGCATGATTGCAAGCCATTAGAAGTCCAACATACGTGACAGAATCTGGCTTTAGCCCCATTGCCTTCATCTTCTCAAAAAGGACTAGGGCCTGTCCTCCAAGCCCATGATTTCCAAATCCAGCAATGAtggagttccatgaaagaatatTGCAATAgagcatttttttaaatacattataTGCATATTTAATGAAGCCACATTTAGCGTATATGTTCACTAGAGCATTGCCAACACCCACATCTTGATACAGCCTTGTTCTAATTAGATAAGCATGAATCTGCTTGCCGTGGTGAATTGAAGCAAGACCAGCACAAGTAGCAAGAACGCTTGCAAAGGTGAAGTCGTCAGGGCTTACACTACAATCATTCGCCATCTCTCTGAAAACACTTAAGCCCTTTGCATGATCAACACAATGAGAACAGGTAGAAATAAAGGTGTTCCATGTAATGACATCTTTGTCTTCAATTAATCTAAAGATCTTCTCCGCTTCATCTATCAAATTGAATCTTGAGTACATTGATATTATCACATTGCCAATGAGAGGCACAGAGTCAAGTTCACGCTTGATTGCTTGGGCATGCAATACCATTCCTGTTATCAAATCATTTAAATCAATGCAAATCTCCAAAACTCCCACAAAAGTAAAACGATCTAGAACAAAACCCAGTTGGTGCATACGTTTGAACACTTCAAACCCTTTTTCAAGTATGTTATTTTCTACAAACCCAGTTATCAGAGCATTAAAGGAAACTGAATTTGGTTGTGGTGTACTATCATAGACTGATAAAGCATCACTACATTGACTGCATTTCATGTACATGGATATAAGTGAGTTGCAAACATATGAGATGGATGCATAGCCAAACTTCAGTGCTTGAGCATGAACTTGTTGTCCGTGTAACAAAGCCATGAGGCTAGCACAAGCAGTGATAGCACTGGCAAATATGTATTCGTTGGGCACAAGACGTAGTTTAGAAAATAGGTCAAGTGCCATCAAATGCTGTCCGGCCTGGTCAGAACCAGAAATTATAGCTGACCAAGACACGAGGTTTCTTTCAGGCATTTCATCGAACACTTGACGGGCAAAGGTAAGGTTGCCACACTTTGCATAAAGATTGAGGATATGGTTGGTTATGATTGTATCAGATTGCAAACCTGTTTTGAAGGCAGCAGCATGAAGGGAAAGACCATTTCGTAATGCCTTGGTTTTGGAGCATCGATGCAACAGCGAAATAATGAGTTCTGGTAGCATTTAGGAGGAGAGATACTTCTTTTAACTAACCTTTTACTACTGCAACACACACTCACAGTAGTAACAGAACCAAttcagaaataaaaaaaaaaggaaagagtgGTCGGTTGGTAGGAGTTtaaaggtctgtttggatactgcttattactgaaaattaaaaatattataataaaataatttttaaatgtatgaatactGCTGTGGGACtcagttttaaagttgtttttaattaaaaaagtacttgtgggtcccgtgaacagtgcacgagacccaTTAAAAAAAGTAGCCGCAGAAAAATGCGCAAAACGCGCTTTCCAAACTCACACTAATAATAAGTAAGATTAGAAATTAAATAagaattattctttttataactATTCCAGAAGACAAGAGAgtgtttggtaatgttattctagtaacattatttgtattttttgaaaatacgtgtaggtgaaaaaatatatggaaatacgtgtaatgttgtttgaatattgaaaattgttgtttaaaatactTTACCAAACACCCCACAAGATTTGTTAAACTAGTGCTCTTATTAGCCGGTTATTTTTttctatgatatatatatatatatatatatatatagacacacacacatacattagctttgcaatttttttttttttttgaaaaggttaACAATTTTAATCCGTTATAAATTTGGATTACTATaattttcaataacaaaaaaacctAGGAATGTGATGTGTTATGCCTAGAGAAAGGTtagtaattttaatatttggtatAAACACATAACACTCATCACATTCCTGGATatttttatgattgaaaaatgtagtaatccaaATTTTTAACagattcaaattattaatctttataaaaaaaaaatagcaaagcCTCACATGCTTACCCAAAGGCTAGTGCAATCTAATAAATTTGTGAATACATCAACCTTGttaaaaaggaaatggagaaaaaaattgaCAGCTTTTTTATAAGGTaaagttcttctttttttcttttgaggtaAAATAACTGTTAAAATAgtcacaaataaaaataacatcatGGTTTTAATATCAAGCAATGAAAAACTAcacacaaataaacaaactaaaccttttttttttttttatacaagatagaattctactatagcctaatctaagtgtaaatgtgtgtgtgaaactcctttttggagacttgaacttcgacccttgccctccacactccacaaacacttatacttgtggagtgaccatcgcaccaagggtgtgcggtggtaaacTATACTTTTTCATAATGTCAAAATTCATCTCAAAATCGATCggttatttttttacatttatcaATTTAATGTACAATCAATGCTAAAATTCAATAAAACAATTAGACAATATTAAAGGAACATTCAAAGACTTGCAAACATTGTTTTGGAacattttttctaataataaatttaatacaaCAGAATATGTAAACAATGTCTTCTATAATGGTAAACAGTGGcattaatttaaaatgaaaagaacatgaaaaaaaacctatatatcataatttttattgaagCTACAACATCttcttatatattaaaaaaaagtaatggcataaatttaataaataaataaaaacgttATATGATCCTTTTTTGGAGTTAttaaaaagaatcaaacaatgacataatttttttttttaaaaagccttAAATTTTTATGTCGACATACCTTCTTCATATGAATGATCATGTAGACCTTATGAGAAAATCCTTCTGTCAAAAAACTTGTGAACTTGTGAGATTCTTTACTAAAAGAAGGTGTTGTTAtaaatattggaaaaaaatccaaaaaaaaaagtaatggtataaatttaaaaaaacaaaaaaaaaacacacacacacacacattatatGATCCTTTTTTGGAGTTATTAAAAAGAAGTAAAcaataacataattaaaaaaaaaaagccttaaatTTTTAGGTTGACATACCTTCTTCATATGAATGATCGTGCTAGTTTTAGAAGAAAATCCTTCTGCCAAAAACTTGTTAAACTTGTGAGTCTGTTTATCAAAAGACAgtgttgttatatatatatatatatgatcctTTTTTTGGAGTTATTAAAAAGAAtctgaaagcttggatttgtgttaaaaacacaagagctgtttagatcccaaattaaaaaaaaaaaaaaatacgactcgattgattttactctaacttaaattaagtgcagaatagagtaaatgagagtgaacaaaaaatacgactaccctaagccatattcaataaaatacaGCAGTAAAATggaagctaaaagagtagggaagagagatgcaaatgcAAGATAACACTCCGATGTgtttatcgaagaggaaaccgaagaactcggcgaaaaacttctccgccgccctccaacaggtaaatcgatccactagaaaataagttgagatacacgaatagcagaagaccctccaagcctagtctacccaatgcacctaagccttcCAAGCTCCTACTTCAACAAGGTTTCACGGAACTGTCTTGTCTAgttttccggatcccgcaatgcgcccgattgcatccgccaaagcttggcttcttccaatgcttcccaataACACCAAAAACTCAttggacactcagtatgggtgtggtaagtgtttgggctatcaacctctcaaggatttagaaatggagaggtaggagtagaggaaaaccacaatggatggtgtgtagaattgtgggtatgacaatctcacactctcaaagGCTTGAGGCTAGGcttttctcttctgaaaaactctctactcaatatgtgggtaataatggtatatatagtgtgtatgaggatgtagtggagcagataggacaaaatagcagaACAAACTGTTTCGTGGGTATCTCATGGGAAGggcttacccgcgagacactcacAAAAACtagctgtcaccatctgtcatgactcttcgcattccagtcatgtgcaaggCATATGCATCACTTCGCGGGATGCTTAGTCGTGAGCTACCCGTGAAAACTCTTCTGTCTTCaaatgcttgagtcttcacattCTCTCTTTATCACACAACCTTTACAATAAAAACCCATAAtaaatacagggtataaaagattgaataaaattacgatcaaatttggcacggaattaaagccaacacaaaatagttgtaaatcacaactttacaatctccccctttggctattccgtgacaagacaccctataacagactctagacttaaacgtgagtttgggaatagtggcaaaactcactcacacctaatctagaagctgtgaagcacttgcatgaatacacctgtatcctgaaacactcgcacaaaaaaaaaactttcattaagctcatgacaagttgaatacaaggtgCGTATAGGAGCAAGTATAATACGATCAAGATAAACATCAAGATATAAAcaatgaagcataacttgatcatacaagaacagtcattatggaatgactacaatgatcatttaactaATAAACGATCATCCAGACACACAATACAATTAAGTGCAAAACAAGAATCAATTGTATGTCcaaaacactcaaccaatgcaaaataccaaagtattCGCATTAAGGCTACAAGATCCAATaagggcacaagagtgtagtactcaagataaactaaaagtacaaaaaaatgctacaaagcaatgAGATAAATACAAAGTAGTAAACAACTAAACCAccaaaatttaaccaaaaagtctatgaagtgcatgtgctacactatgCTCCGCTATGCTCCTCCTTAAAATGTGCTACTCcccctcaaaattttctccccctttttgaccagAATGGCCAAAGGAGTTAGTCCTCATCTCCTTCTAGTTTCCTTTGTATTTGATCCAATTGAGTTTAAAGAGAAGTGAAAACTTTGTGTCGAAGCGAATATGGTGAGAGTGCATGATAGATGCAAGTCCAGATAGCTTGGTGTTGATGTCTTGAATGGATGGCATAATGATGTCTAACTTCTCATTAGGAGCATGAAAGCTAGAGCTTGAACTAGCATGAGGAGCATTACTCTCTTGCTTGGTTGCCTTCCGGGTGTGACTAATGCTGGCATTGAGAGAATGCGCGCTGATTAGATTAGGTCATAGGTATGGTCTCTCATCTTCCAACGGGTGAACACCTTTCagcttcaaaatttttgagataagGCAACTAAAAGGAAGGCAGTTCCTTGAGGCAGTCCTCTCAGCTGTCTTGCGTAAGATGTGGAAGATATGAGAGCAAATGTCAATCTCCTCATCATGGACCAGGTCATGGAGAAATAAAGCCCGACCGAGTTTTATGTAATCGGTACTTGAGAGAGGATTGAGGTTATAGAACATGATTGATGTGAGCAACCTCAATTTGGGTGAAAGTGATGCAACACTCACCGCTTTTCCATTGGAAGAAAATTTCAAGTTCTTTCCTAGAGTTTCCCGAAGAAAATCCTACTCGGGATCCAACTCATCGTACACCGGGGGCTTCGGAAACATAGGCCGGTTAATACGTAGGATGTCAGCAAGATAAGTTGGacttattgtgaaattatttccTCTAACCCAACATTTTAGCTCATCTCCCTCAGCAATGGCATTTGCATAGAATTCTTTCACCATATTCTCGTATGGGTCATCAAAACTCgacaaaagaaaattccaatCTTTAGTAACAAACCATTTTGGAATGCTCGTATCTAAAAGAGAGGCTTGGTGAACTGCTCTTTCAACCAACAAGGGGGCATCTTtgaaatatttctcataaactTGAGATGCGGCGTATGACCTAAATTTGTCAACATCATAAAGCCCTATTGAAGATCTGGTCCTCTTTGGCTTCGGGGTAAAACTGTCAAGATCTATCACTAGTTCTTTCCCTTTGCTACTTCCCCCTTTGACAGCTGATTTCTTGAAGGGTGACATCTGCACAAGCAgacataaaaacacaaaaagaaagcaACAACACAAAACAgaccacaaaacttgattagattcaagttagtcc
This genomic stretch from Castanea sativa cultivar Marrone di Chiusa Pesio chromosome 1, ASM4071231v1 harbors:
- the LOC142608400 gene encoding pentatricopeptide repeat-containing protein At2g13600-like, which translates into the protein MLPELIISLLHRCSKTKALRNGLSLHAAAFKTGLQSDTIITNHILNLYAKCGNLTFARQVFDEMPERNLVSWSAIISGSDQAGQHLMALDLFSKLRLVPNEYIFASAITACASLMALLHGQQVHAQALKFGYASISYVCNSLISMYMKCSQCSDALSVYDSTPQPNSVSFNALITGFVENNILEKGFEVFKRMHQLGFVLDRFTFVGVLEICIDLNDLITGMVLHAQAIKRELDSVPLIGNVIISMYSRFNLIDEAEKIFRLIEDKDVITWNTFISTCSHCVDHAKGLSVFREMANDCSVSPDDFTFASVLATCAGLASIHHGKQIHAYLIRTRLYQDVGVGNALVNIYAKCGFIKYAYNVFKKMLYCNILSWNSIIAGFGNHGLGGQALVLFEKMKAMGLKPDSVTYVGLLMACNHAGLVNEGKVLFNLMEETYGITPDIDHLSCLIDMLGRAGRLTEAEEYIKKFPFGHDPVILGSLLSACRLHGDVVIGERLARQLLKLQPMTSSPYVLLANLYASDEMWGDVAEARKMLKGSGLRKEPGHSLIEVKGSFEKFTIGDFSHLRIDDVKETLRTLNWVVGEDSLVI